ACCCCTATTTCTAATCGCCAATCACTTATATAATTATGGTTCTGTTAGAATAGTTCTAATCAGGCTTTTAGCCAGCATGTGGGCATCCACTAAATAATTCAAATAAGGAATTAATGACATCTCTGATGATCAAAAGCATACATGATGCAAAAATTAGCAAAACAAACTATGAAATGGTGTTATTCACACATATTAAAAAGAACCACAAACCCTCACAGCGATCAACTTGGACATCAAgatgttttcaaaaaatgttttcctGAAAACTGGGCGTCCACAGGACACCCGGACGCCCACCTGGCTAAAAGCTTCGTTCTAATGTTATCTTCGTTAGGTTTATATTGGTTTCTATATATGTTCATGCTGAAACGTTTGTCTTGAAGTAAAGTTGATTCAGTTGCGTTGAACTTTAACTTATTATATTCATTTACATTTTATGCATTTCTTTTACTCAAATCAGCTCATAAAACCAATTCAGACTCCTTTTCATTCAGACAGTACCAACTATCACACCTCCTGGGTACATTTGTCGGTTTGTCATACCTTCCTGCCTAAACCTAGAATTAGTTCAGTACTAAATTGTATTGTTGAAAATTAACCTCTGTTTTGCTTGTACTGAGTTCTCGGTCCGGTTACTCAAAGCACGAATAGCACTAACCCAAGGTCAATGGTTTTGTTCAGAGTCAAGTTAACCCACTTTTCAACAATTAGATCCTGGCAACTAGATAGAAGAAACATTTGTACCCCTGACCACCCCTTTCCCATGCAATTAAAAGTTGCTGCACAGCAGCAGCCCTCATGATTTCTAGAACGCAACATAGATTTCAAACCATTGCGAAACATGCTACAACTGCTGGAAAAGACGCTGCACAAAAGCACAACAAAAAGTGGTCTGCTTTCAATCTCAATCCCTTTCGCCATCCATTACACGTCAGCATTCACTACCAATAGGTAGACTAGTTTTAGTCTTAAATATTGGATTGCCTTTGTTTTGTGCTTTTGAACTTTAAGGATtctagcgctatataaatatattattatttattattattcttatacTGTAGACTGCAGCAGATGACCccatacaaaataaaattttgtcagGGGAATGTAAAAAGGTAGACACatcatttacatgtactttcaaTCCATTTTCTTCAAATATTAAATACATATAAATTCAAAATGAAAACACTGAACactaaatattttattttttacaatatGCAACAAATATTATTGACAAAAGAATAATCAAGCATATAGTAGTTCTCCAGTCAACATAAACTGTACTCTTAACTATTTAATAGGCCATCAAGAAACTGTACAGTGTTGTTAAAAAACACTATCTAAACTGGAACGAGGTAAATGTACTCTTACATTAGATTTTACTTCCGTTTTTCATCACTGTCACACTATTAATAAATTCCTAGCTGACCTTTCAACAGGGTGggggaaaaattaaaattgtgcgCTATTTTGAAGGACAATTGTGCGGGACAAAAAGTCAATTATGCGAGTAATTGTGCAGGATTGCACAATCTTGCTCCGAACTAAATATTTCATCTCGCATTATATTCCCTGTTAAATTAACGCAAACATTGTGTTCTATCGATGACAAGCTCCTGCTATAATGGCTGACTTACTTCTACATTCTACTtggaatgattttttttcccatgTCAATCTTTGCCAGTGACCACCAGCGATCGCTCGTTTAACAAATATTTCGTCAGCTACGTACACTTAACAACAAAATATTTTCTACAACCTAAGTCAACTGGAGTTTGTAAAAGCTACTCTTAATGGAACCAGCGCCAGTTAAGAAAATAATGCAAGAACCAAGGCCAACCAACTTGTCTGAGGTTTTAATCAAAAAAGCAACTCAATGACCTAGCCGCGGCTTAAAAAAACCATGAACATTGATttggggtgttcgcgtcttatgtagcGGCCCCGAGGCAAAACGAAGCAACAAAAACCACATGATAGTACCACTGACCCATACTGACGCTGTGTCTTCTTATTTCACTCAATTTACCAAAGTTATAATATCTGACAAACCGTCCATCCTGTAGATGccaagaaagaaaaatttattttatctttattttcccTCTCCACTAAAAAGCCACATGGCTTTTTTTTAATAACACCTGTGATTCGCTATTTAAAAACAATACACACAAACCACCAATATTAAAAATAGAATGAGAAGTACACTACTGCCTAGGACAGCACAAGCTACGGCAAGGACACCTTATTGTTTGTGTAACCCAATCAACGATTTGTTCGCTGAAAACGTAGAAATACTAGAGTGTTTTCAAGGGTAATAGTctgaaaatatataaaatatattctagATCTCCTCATACTCAATAGAAcacattttaattaaaattttgagTAGATAATTCCATATTGTGCagtattttgcaaattttcccaAATTGTGTGTTATTGTGTGGGTTTTACCAAATTGTACAGTTCCGCATCTGTGCAGCCTGTCAGAAGGCCTGTGCTAGGGATTGAGGTatcaaatcaatcagtgaattAATAATTCTGTTTTCATATTTGCAACGAATGCATGTGGCTATCggcggtaattgtgaagaagagctccccaaaaaacctgtcggccgactgtcggtcaactgtcggccaacagtttgtgttatgtttgaggccaaagtgtcggccgactgtcggccaacagtcggccgacagtcggtgacctgttggcaacctgtcggtaacgtgtcggtaacctgtcggcgggGCATTTACTCGTCCATGCAAAAAGAGTtaaaggcagttcataacgataccttgagcagcacttatactactaatatggcttttgtccactgttttagcgtTGGTTAGCGTTACTTGCCCACATTGTTACCTATTCATTTATCCGCCATTTTGAGTTTTTGGTCAAATGCAGAAGGTAAACATCATTGCTACATACATGACATACCATAAGAGGCCGCGCTGCATTGTAGGGCGATTTGAACGAAATTGTTTGTATTGATACGTAGCTtatggttttcagagtttttagccgagttttcgattaaattatcttccaatgtgattcttagattgtctggtgtgttgtaaattacgcAAGTGACATATCCTATACGcatctgataacaactgataacaGTATTTTCATAGATACCAAGTCTCACGCTTTTCGACCCAATCTCACGCAACCACGCCATTCAGACAAAATatcactctttttttttaaatactacAACTCGCGGAAAATTTTTTAATTGAGATGGAGACGAACGCTAATCGTCCATATGCTCACCGTCACAGCTGGATCTCATCTATCCCATTAAGTACCCAGATCTTCCGGTCCATGgtcgtgggagatctgggttcAAGATTAGAAATCTTCAAAATGGCGTCAAACTCGTCAGATGAATCGAGCAGCGAAGAGTGTGGAGTTCATGCAGCTGGGCCacccaagaagaagaagaaaagctACAAATGTAAGTTTAAAAAAGACTGGGTCAAGAAATGGCCTTTCATTTCTGCCGTTAGCCAGGATGTTTACAGTTTCCGATGCAACATGTGTGCCACAAATTTCAGTTGTGCTCATCAGGGAGAGAGAGATGTCACGCGGCATATATCACGGGAAAGTCACAAGCGAAATGTGGCGTCCTTATCCTCCCAAAAGAAAGTGACAGAAACGTTTCTGTCATCAAGCAACCCATTAGTTGACAAGGTCTCTCGTGCAGAAGTGAAAGTTACTGCGATGTTGGTGCAAAACAACATTCCTTTGTCGCTAGCTGATGAACTGACGCCACTGTTTCAAGATATATATCAGGATAGTGAAATCGCaaccaaattttcttcaagACGCACAAAAACGGCTTGTGTAATAAACGGTGCGATTGCTCCACATTTCAAGGAGAATCTTGTTGAAACAATGAAAGAATATCCTTTTTCAGTGTCTGTAGATGGCTCATCTGATACAGGTGTAGAGAAAATGAACCCCATGACTATCAGAATTTTTGACATTAATCGTGGTTCTGTAACAGCACAGTTTTTAGATATGTGCATGTCATCGTCTTCAACAGCTCAGGGTATATTTACAAGGATGAATGAAGTCTTACAAAACAACGGAATTACATGGAAGACCTGTGTTGGTTTGGGTGTTGATAACACCTCAGTAAACATGGGATGCCGAAATTCCATCAAGACACGCGTCcaggaaaaaaatgaagcaatctATATAATGGGTTGTCCATGTCATATTGTGCACAACACTGCAGGAAAAGCAGGGGATGCTTTCTACAAAGCAACAGGATTTAATGTTGATGACATGGTGGTAGATTTGTTCTACTGGTTTGACAAAAGCACTAAGAGAAAAGCCTCTCTGCAAAGGTATTGTGACTTCTGTGACACTACCTACCGTGAAATAGTGAAACATGTAAATACCAGGTGGCTTAGTCTAGAAAGAGCTGTAGGGCGTGTACTGCAGCAGTACTCCGCGTTGAAAAGCTACTTTCAGTCAGAAGAGGACTCTAATCCCCGATTTCAGCGGCTGCAGAAACTGTTTGTAGATCCCATGACTGAAATATATCTTTTCTTCTATCATGCTGCACTCCAAACATTTGTCCACTTCAACCAGTTCTTGCAGAGAGAGGATCCAATCATCTCACTAGTAGCACAGCAGATTCAATCCTTCCTATTGAAACTTGTTGGCAAGTTCCTATCAGCTGTGGTTATTAGGGCGGCCAAGAGTGATTTACCAACAATTGGGTATGCAGATGCTAGCAACCAACTTTCTGATGGGGAGATTTTCATTGGTATGGCAACAAGAATGTGTCTTAACAAGCTGCAAGAAGAGGGTGACGTCAGTCAGGAACAATGTAACAAATTCTTTAAGGGAGTGAGAGCATTTTATGTGAAATCAGTAGAGTATGCTCTCAAAAATTTGCCAGTTGCAGACGCAGTTCTGGCAAATGCGAAGTTCATTAATGTCATGTCAAGAACTGAGGCCACTTTATCGCAAGTTGATTACTTTGTACGACGTTACAATGATCTTTTACCATTCTCCTCGCCTCAAGAACATGACAAACTGTCAGAAGAGTTCACAGATTACCAGCTGCTGAATGACAATGAAGTACCAGAATCGGTTTGGAAGTCAGCAGTTGTTCAAGATGACGAGTCTTGCACCTTCTACAGAATGGACATGATTTGGCACTATCTCTCAAATTTAAAAGCTGTTGATGGGAAAAACAGATTTAGTCGCATTTCACGTGTTGCCAAACTTGTTCTTGTCATTCCTCATCCAAATGCTGAAGAAGAGAGAATTTTTTCCATGGTTCGAAAGAACAAGACCGCAATCTTGATCCAAAGGGCACTTTGTCAAGCATTTTGACAATCAAACTAGGCAGTCATCAACCAGCCCATGTTTTTGAACCACCAAAGTCTATGCTAAAGAAAGccaaaactgcaacatgggattatAACAAGCTCCATGCTAAGAAGTGATGTTTTGCTTCACAAAACTTCTACtgttgagaaaacaaaacatgttgatCGAACCCTTATTTCAATTACGTTGATGAAAACCAAAGTAGGTCGATGAATTTTTATTATAATATGTTTTTGTTTAAATAagagatcaataattatttgtcaCAATGGTAATCAAGCTGCTGTAATTTTATTGAATAAATCAAGTAACGAATCTGTTCGCATTTGGAAGAAACAAACATGTTGTTTTTGATACAAGATAATCTTATTAATTACAAAGTTTGCTCTTGGTACATCTCATTTTATGCTCACGGACAACATAACTTTTGGTGATAAACTTGATggtttaaaaacaacaaatgcTTGCCCAGAATAAAGGAAATCGCTTCTCTGCaacagaaatttttaaaaattttctgggggggcatgccccccaaACCCCCCTAGAAGTTCGGCCCTCCGGGCCTCACTCCATACAAACCAAAAACCTTGGCATCTATGTATTTTACATAATTTCAACTTTGCCGTTGATCAGTAAGTAGGTGAAGGCTGTCGAGTCATACATCACCATTACGGAATAATATGTCATGTTAACTGCTCATTTTTacctcaatttttcttttttcttaacctgtcggtaacctgttggTCAACtttcggccgacagttgaccgacagtcggccgacaagttttttggggagctcttcttcacaattaccctaTCGGCAGTATCGCCTGTTAAATCAAATACTATTTACAGTAAAGTGCTTTACAGATGTACCTATCTAGGGTAAGCCCTCAAATTCAAAATGCCACAAAAAACAATTATAATTTATTCAGTTCCATCATCTAACTACGAAATCAACATACTTTGGGACTTCACAAAAGTTCAAAATGCAAACCCACTTTAATTCAAGCACTCAGATATCTTATATAGTTAATTAAGGACTTGCCTGTAGCTAAAATTTATATCATTTTTTTCAGTATGAAGCATTGTACTATTGTTTGAGTAAACCATAACATAATTTTTATTCACTTCACAGACAGCTGCTGCAACTCAGGATAGTTAAAAATACAACTAAAAATAGTAACAGTAAAGTCaacgggagaggacaaaacgcagAGCCCTACTCCATGCAGTACCCTAACGGTGTACCCAAAAAATGCTATTTCGAATAAGTACTGTTGATCCAGGTGTAtataagcagcatctcaaatagtgcttacttaagcctcaacacccattttaaacattgttcaacaatgtttaagtctaagcatccatttaaaaaaaattagctttgGATTGTTGTTGTGATGGCCAATTACTTCATATAAGCtaaactttttaaaatgggtgcttatacACCCGAAACGTCTGTTAATAGACAATTTTGAAGACACTTTGAACACTTTGAAGTTTCTCGcgcatttttgtctcgttttgatttaattttgtcCCCTCTACCTTtctgttattgtaaaaaaacaaatggacGTCAGTTttttatgcgtctgtcctgttattgacaatgaatttcgtcataattGTTTATTAAGACATTgctatttttttgcttttaggTGACCCTGTGCCTTTACCAACTGTTTTAGAAGAAGAATCCTTAGCCGAGCCAACTATCCTTTCTGTTGACCCGGCCCCAGAGCAGTTGACCTACCAAATAATAGATGAAGGCACCATCCATCGAAAAAAGAAGCTGATTGACTCAAGGGGCTTCACCTACAATGTTAAGGAGCGCGGGAAAGAGACCACCTATTGGCAATGTACAGTGCGCCCGAAAGGGAATTACTGCAGAGCTACTGTGAAAGAACGGAATGCACAATTTATGACGGGGAAACAGTCCCAAAACCACCCCCCTGTTGCCGGTGCCATTACCGCCACCAAGATTCTCACTGCTGTGAAGGAACAGGCGTTACAGGATGTTTTCAAGCCGGCCTCTGCAATCGTTGAAGAAGTgagtatgcaaaacaaataactTGTTCAAAATTGGCAAGGTGAATCTTacgttgtgtttttttttcttattccaTCTACAGGTGCTTTTAGCAGAACTCAACTCCGCCCCATGTGATGCCCTTCCCAAACCCAGTTACATCGCTAGACGGGCAAACAGACTGCGACAACGTCATAGGCCTGAAGATCCTGTCGACCTAGATTTCGTCCTGGATGAGACTCACCTGCCCGACGACTTTCTACAAGCAGACGTCGAAGCAAGGAACTGGCGACATCTGGTATTTGCGGTTGCAGAGCAGCTCGAACTTCTTTTAAAAGCAAAGACATGGTATATCGACGGAACATTCAAACTTGTCCGCCAACCATTCACCCAACTGTTGACTGTGAATGCGTTCGTCAGGTCCGGTGATGCTGCCAAACAAGTGCCCCTTGTATATGTATTGATGTCGTCTCGTAAAAAGAAGGATTACAAGAAGGTGAGTTATTGAATATATACTTAAGAAATCGAGCTCGGTTAACCCTTTCGCTTGATAAAAATTTTGATCCAAAGAAGGTAAACAGCTATTATTACAGCGACTTGATTGGTGTGAACttttaaattgatttatttttgtactATATTATGCAGGTGTTGAGAGCCATTGTGTCAAGACTTTCACAAGAGCCATCCGTTCAAAAGATCGTCCTTGACTTCGAGCGAGCTATCTGGTCGGCGGCTAGAGAAGTTCTGCCTGGAGTACAAATTTCAGGATGTTCTTTTCACTGGAACCAAGCGATGTGGAGAAAGGTAAGTGTAAAGAATCGTAGTAGTTAAGAGTTCTAAAGTTAAGAGTTCTAAAGTCTGACTTGTTATGTTCATTTTATGTTTCTCAGGTTCAAGAGCTTGGTCTGGCTGTGGCATACAACAATGATAACGCCATTCACCGGTATGTCAAGTTGCTTATGGCGCTACCTTACCTGCCCCACCGAGAAATTCCAGCGAGTTTCCAGTGGCTAAGGCTGCAAGCGACCACCCCCGTCCTTCATGAGTTGGTAGACTACGTCAACAACCAGTGGATCAATACCAACACTTTTCCACCCAGTTCCTGGAGCGTCTACGGACAGCCTGTCCGCACCAATAATGATATCGAGGGATGGCACAACTCCCTCAACCGACGTGCTGGTGGAAGAGTTCATCTACCTTTCTATTTATTAATTCAGCTGCTCCATCGAGAGTCCTCTGTATGCACCGTCCAAGTTCGACTCGTCAATGCCAGAAAACTTCAAAGGATCCAGCGTAAAAGATACCATGCACTTTAAGCATGAATCTTTGGCTACTGGGAGGACTATGCTGGAAGTAAAATTTCAAGTAAGCGATTCTTTAAAGCATGCTCTCACTTAGCATATGGATCAGTTCGAACAGATTAGGTTTCGATCGTTATTAGTACTGTATTGTTACTATAATTATTCTAGtttgagttttttgtttttgtttttatcgcGCACTTAAGTTggcatttgaatttgttttcaaggGGCGGGTGTCACTTGGACAACCCACACGTCCTCGCGTGTAATTAGGTTTAGTTGCTAGCAATAAATACGTTTGTATTTATGCGTGTCTGAATTTACCGCAATGTCGCAATCTTGCTTTGCAACCATGAATGGTTCAACATATAAATTTAGGATTACAATCTCCGTGATATCAAACGACAAAACACATTTCACTCTGACTTGGTTTTTAACCCCTTCGCATTTTTTAGAATCTTCTTACGGAGATTTCGGGCGACTTGACCATGATTTTCGTGCGACATGACAAAGAATTTTGGGCAACATGACTCTGGTTTCGGGCAACATGACTTCGGGCAACATGACTTTCGGGCGACTTGACCGTAAttcgacttaaatactgttgttcaaacaatgctgtttaaaatgggtgttgaggctcaAGTAAGCACTATTTCAGATGCTGCTTACATattgatcaacagtactcatttgaAATACATGtgtagtatttttagggtactccatttgggtagtccatagggtactccatggagtagggctccgcaTTTTGTCCCAAAGTCAACTGGCATATTATGTTCtgtttataaataaaaaaattaatgtgtattttataattgtaattgaactgagtggagtgcaatttagcagggttctccctagttttcaaaGCAACAGGTATCGCACCTTTTCAAAGCGGTAAACCATTTGGTTTATGAGTATtgttaccgtaaagactcgtgtataagccgcacctttttgcttaagttttgggtcaaaaattgcaggtgcggcttatacacgagaccATTGATTTAAGAGAGAGTAAACTGGCTTGTTGTtgtcacaaattgaactgaaaaccttcagtaaataaagattaaacataCTGAAACCCTGTTGTTGATAATTGCTTTCGTTagaagtggtggctcctaaaggagccgtttgttcgGATCTTAAGAGCGGTTCTAAACTTGAATCTTGTTCGCCagtagttctttcaagcgtttcATTTGTGCTTTGTTTGAGCAGTTAAATTCTAACTGGCATGGAACCTCCATCCCTCCGCACAGCTGCTTACAATGTCGTCTGCGACCGATCACTTCGACACTGATTTCTCCACTGCGTCCAAGAAAATACCACGCTATTCGAGAGAACTCACGAGGCAAATGGCCGACCGTTTTATCACCCTTTACGACTTTCACGCCGTGTTTGTCCATGGGATTGTTAAACTCTCGTTTAGCAAACAAGTTTTTCTCCGATCGATGGCTTCCATACGTCCCGATAAACATGATATCCACGCACAGCTGATGCGAAAGAAAGGGTTTCCATGTTGTTTACTCTTGGCGGTTTACTACGTGACTCGGCCCAGGCTTTCTGTAATgtttttttcagccaatcaaagaaGAGTGCATCTTTATGCGTTGCTAAGTTACCTAACtacctatttttttttctcgaaatcatgcttgaaagttgggggtgcggcttatacacgagtgcggcttatacacgagtctttacggtagttagttaattaggtattgttattgTTACCCAAAATTCCATGACACAAAGTTCAGTTACCACTTTATATAATTGTAGGTTTATAGTGACTTGAACTATACACTCTTAATTATTAACAACCAAATTCATTTTTGAGCATACACTAGCATTATATTGAGTAAAATCCTCTCTGCTCAAGgatgctttttttaaatcactCATGTGAtgtatataaatgcaccacacAAAAAGATTCTTTCCTGTGGTGTCATGATTTTTTCATATTATTTGATGTTCATTTACAACACATTTATCTTCAAGAAGAAAAGTTACTGCACTTTTTTCCTCTCATAAAACTGTTAGAATGACTGCTATTTATCAGCTGAggataaaataattatgataaggACAAATTTGGagtcaggtttttttttaaacatattcCATGTCATAAGCTTCCCTCTTGAAGATAAATACATGAATGAACAGTACATAATACCAAAAAGTTGTTATGCCACAGAAGAAATGTTCTCACTACTGTATTTCAATGTACCATATGACTGGTTTAGAACAAACTCGCGGCATCAAAAACGTTACTCTGAaggcaacaaaaaaaatgggtGGGCGTCATGGTTTACTGGCGTGTACTTCTATGACTTATGTTAAACAAATGAACCAGAAGTTCTAATCATGTAGTAGACATTCGAAATTAGATTATGGTACAGGAATAAATATCTTATTTGAATGTCTTAGTTGGCTTAAAGATGTTTTTTGTGTGTAGACTATtgacaaaatcatttgattACGTAATAAAATCAGTAAAGGTGTTGGTTATCTTCAGTTAATGAACTATAATcatttagttagttagtttattATATCCATTTACAAATCACTGGTGATCTTTGCAATCTCATTGGCTTTCAACAGTGCGATTTATTCTCAAATCGCACTACTTTTTGGTCTAAATCACGCCATTTCCCCCACCAATGAAAATGggttaataaaacaaaacaaccaatcagatttcaaggttGTTTAAAGTAGCAAATCAAATTGCacgaaaatgaaagacaaacaaaaccaTTGTTTGGCCAATTTGCAACTTTCATTTCCAACTGGATCAATTAAATATTGGCACTGACTAAATTCCTGTATTTTGCCTATTAAAtaattgtgtgatttctaaatgcaTATCTACATAACAATTAAGAAGAGAAATTAAACTAAAAGTCTAAAAATTTTAGTAtaaaaagatataaaaaaaGTTTCATAATTATGTGAAAGATCATATATGTTTCATTTTCATCGTCGGTTGTCTTCTTTGTTTAATCTCAAAACCCTTCCAGGCGCCACACTATTTCACTTCTCTAAAAACGGCTAAACTATAGAAATTATAGCGATCAACCcccttatttaatttttatcccCCAAAACACGTTCGATTTGCTCGCCTCGGCTTCATTCTATAAAAGGttcacacatacatgtataaaatatTATGTAAAAAGTAGCACGGTAttctaaatatattttgtgCCAAAAAATTCTGCTATGAAGTCTCCTACCTATGACACTGCTGCGATGCAAGCAAACACAACACTCCTTCAAGCGCAATATTGAAAATCAAACTCCCGTAATTTCTTCCCATAAGTTGTTCCACCCGCAAGTTCTAACCTTTCCCTCTTCCATGTTATTGGACGAAATACAAATCTCGTGCCATCACAAATACCTGAATGTCctatattaacccattgacacctaaaCCGGCCTCAACCGGCCGCGCGCGATGACCCCTGAAATACCTAAACCGGCCTCAACCGGCTGTAAAAATGGCGTCTTGATCAGAGGTGATCTTAGTCATCTACCTCGACTCCCTTAGGAAATCTAAGTTTTCTGTTGTTATCGACATTTAGTAGGATAATTGCCCAATCATTTGCCGTCTTTTGCGCAGATTTTGACAGTTGAAGAGCGAAGCCACGAGGTCTGGTTTTTATCTTTTCAATCGCGCGATTAGATTACACTGAACAATGGCTGATGTACTTTGTTGTGCGTCAGGTAATGCGTCAGATGATGAGCATGAGGAAATTCCTGAGTTGTTTGAGGATTCGGAGGATGAAGGGAGTTTTTATGGTTTTGCTGTAAATACCGGTAATGATAGCGATTTAGATTTAGATGGCTTAAGTGGCGAAGAAGACGTTGGCGATCAAGCAAGCGACGACACTGAtgctgaagaagaagaagctcgCTGGACTGACCAGCTCGACGATGTTCAAGTTTCAGAGTTCATGGAAGCCACTGgccttaattttgttttagataatcCTAATGAATTAAGTTTTTTCTTAGCTTTTTTCGGAGACGATCTGTGGGATTTAATGGTAGCAGAAACGAATAGGTATGCGCGTCAGAAACTTGCAGATAACCCACAGCGCCTTGCCCGTTTTCGTGAAGTAAGTCGcgcagaattaaaggccttcATAGCTATTAACATAATTATGGGTATTGTTAAGCTCCCAAATTTAGCTTTATATTGGTCTACCGATGATTTTTTTGCCAATCACAGTATTAAGAAGACAATGGCAAAGAAAAGATTCGAAGAAATTAGttcttatttgcattttagCGATTCCTCTAGGGAGCCTGCACGTGGCGATGCAAATTATGATCGGCTCTTCAAGGTTAGGTCAGTTCTAGATTATGTTAGAAATAAgtgcgaaaataattttaagcccACTAAGAACATTTCTGTAGATGAGGGTATGGTTGGCTTTAGGGGTAAGCTTTCTTTTAGACAGTACATGCCAGCCAAACCAACTAAGTACGGTATTAAAGTCTGGATGGCCGCTGATTCTAGTAACGGTTACGTTTTAAATTACGATGTTTACTTAGGTAAGGAAGCAAATCAGCAGCCTCGAATTTACGGTTTAGGTTATGATGTAGTTACTAAAATGGTAAGGCCTTTCATGAATAAGAATCACCATGTAtactttgacaatttttttagctCAGTTAAGTTGTTAGAACACCTCGAGAGTAATGACACTTACGCTTGTGCCACCGTAAGGATCAACCGCACGGACCTTGTGCGCACCTTGTGCGAAGGATAAATTGCGTGCTGCAGGCGAGAAAGTAGttacgcagaaaggtaatgtaGTTTTCACAAAATGGCACGACAAAAGGGACATTTCGTTTCTCTCAACTAATTGTAGTCCGTTAGCTCCAGATGTAGATGTGCAAAGACACAACCAAAATATCGCTAAGCCTGCAGTTGTTGCTCAGTACAACAAGAACATGGGCGGTGTTgatctcgcagatcaattac
The Montipora capricornis isolate CH-2021 chromosome 10, ASM3666992v2, whole genome shotgun sequence genome window above contains:
- the LOC138018708 gene encoding uncharacterized protein, which produces MTGKQSQNHPPVAGAITATKILTAVKEQALQDVFKPASAIVEEVLLAELNSAPCDALPKPSYIARRANRLRQRHRPEDPVDLDFVLDETHLPDDFLQADVEARNWRHLVFAVAEQLELLLKAKTWYIDGTFKLVRQPFTQLLTVNAFVRSGDAAKQVPLVYVLMSSRKKKDYKKVLRAIVSRLSQEPSVQKIVLDFERAIWSAAREVLPGVQISGCSFHWNQAMWRKVQELGLAVAYNNDNAIHRYVKLLMALPYLPHREIPASFQWLRLQATTPVLHELVDYVNNQWINTNTFPPSSWSVYGQPVRTNNDIEGWHNSLNRRAGGRVHLPFYLLIQLLHRESSVCTVQVRLVNARKLQRIQRKRYHAL